In Aegilops tauschii subsp. strangulata cultivar AL8/78 chromosome 3, Aet v6.0, whole genome shotgun sequence, one genomic interval encodes:
- the LOC123497553 gene encoding protein FAR1-RELATED SEQUENCE 5 yields the protein MCNFYRTNVVPSWMPQIGMKFNSTKEAWNFWTCYGGHIGFDVRINYENKSKLDGVITSARSVCSNEGYRRKDKRDNNTKRPRAETRTGCNVRMGITIDREAGNYEVHELVVEHNHVLQLPGTSHLMPSQRKISALQAFEIETTDDSGIVPRKAHELASRQVGGPLNLGYTCRDRKNHLRTRRQRDLMYGEAGSMLKYFRDKKNENPAFEYDMQLDCDENIANIFWADARMIIDYAHFGDVVTFDTTFGTNKEYRPFGVFVGFNHFREMVIFGAALLYDETFESFKWLFNTFLSVHNKKQPRTIFIDQDVAMGNAIRAVFMEAWHGLCTFHIMQNAIRHLPHKKKDEEGPNVLADFSACMYKYEEEEAFEEAFNAIRSNVETQTWLDSIYKVKEKWARCYMRNAYTIGMRSTQLSESLNSDLKDHLKSGLDILRFFKHVERVMQGKRDNEVNEEYESRKKLPRVRMRTPMVIQASKVYTPCIFEDFQNEYERSISAYIKPSVEHNAYTVAIASLDPEFPYEEECKVLVNYEEQKVFCNCGQFERVGILCSHALKALDVMNIKYLPGHYILERWTREARSGTIESSHGNIVLEDPRSEDRQRLKFFMHEFLGIASQAVTSEECIKLVDDALKILRKQVEEKTRTTTCRTEDISKEPEDCLKDASLKKKEIPKKNSRRKKTWLDNQHPNKKKKETTKAVPKNQTHSRGKNDIPVAQYQAPIEQMAGTNANGLQEYGYYARLLTSEAGDLWNL from the exons ATGTGTAATTTTTATAGGACAAATGTGGTTCCTAGTTGGATGCCTCAGATTGGTATGAAATTTAATTCCACAAAAGAGGCTTGGAACTTTTGGACATGTTATGGAGGTCATATTGGTTTTGATGTAAGGATAAATTATGAAAACAAGAGCAAACTTGATGGAGTAATCACTTCAGCAAGATCTGTTTGTTCCAATGAGGGCTACAGAAGAAAAGACAAAAGGGATAATAATACAAAGCGTCCTCGTGCAGAAACAAGGACCGGCTGCAATGTTCGAATGGGAATCACTATAGACCGAGAAGCAGGAAACTATGAGGTGCATGAGTTAGTTGTTGAACACAACCATGTGTTGCAATTACCTGGGACAAGCCACTTGATGCCATCACAGAGGAAAATTTCGGCCTTGCAAGCATTTGAAATTGAAACAACAGATGATTCAGGAATTGTACCTAGAAAAGCCCATGAGTTAGCAAGTCGACAAGTTGGTGGTCCACTGAACCTTGGCTACACATGTCGTGATCGCAAGAACCACTTGCGAACCAGACGTCAAAGAGACTTGATGTATGGTGAAGCTGGAAGTATGCTCAAGTATTTTAGAGATAAAAAGAATGAGAATCCTGCATTTGAATATGACATGCAACTAGATTGTGATGAAAATATAGCAAATATCTTTTGGGCTGATGCAAGGATGATCATTGACTATGCTCATTTCGGTGATGTTGTTACCTTCGATACAACATTTGGGACAAACAAAGAGTACAGACCCTTCGGTGTGTTTGTTGGCTTCAACCATTTTAGAGAAATGGTCATTTTCGGTGCTGCACTTTTATATGATGAGACATTTGAATCATTCAAATGGTTGTTCAACACGTTCCTATCAGTGCATAACAAAAAGCAACCTAGAACAATATTTATTGATCAAGATGTAGCAATGGGTAATGCAATTCGGGCAGTATTTATGGAAGCATGGCATGGGTTGTGCACTTTTCACATAATGCAAAATGCCATCAGACACTTACCTCATAAGAAAAAAGATGAGGAAGGACCAAATGTACTTGCTGATTTCAGTGCTTGCATGTACAAGTATGAGGAAGAGGAAGCCTTTGAAGAAGCTTTCAATGCCATAAGAAGCAATGTGGAAACACAAACTTGGTTGGACAGCATCTACAAAGTAAAAGAGAAATGGGCAAGATGTTACATGAGGAATGCTTACACTATAGGCATGAGAAGCACACAATTAAGTGAGAGCTTGAACAGTGACTTGAAAGACCATCTAAAGTCTGGTCTTGACATCCTTCGGTTTTTCAAGCACGTAGAGAGGGTTATGCAAGGAAAAAGAGATAACGAGGTAAATGAGGAATACGAGTCTAGGAAAAAATTACCTAGAGTCAGAATGAGGACTCCTATGGTAATACAAGCTAGCAAAGTTTACACACCATGCATATTTGAAGATTTTCAGAATGAATATGAAAGATCCATCTCAGCATACATCAAGCCATCGGTAGAACACAATGCATATACTGTTGCAATTGCAAGTCTTGACCCAGAATTCCCATATGAAGAAGAGTGCAAAGTACTAGTTAATTATGAAGAGCAAAAAGTTTTCTGCAATTGTGGCCAATTTGAAAGAGTTGGTATATTGTGTAGTCATGCTTTGAAAGCCCTTGATGTCATGAATATCAAGTATCTTCCAGGCCACTATATTTTGGAGCGATGGACTCGAGAAGCGCGAAGCGGCACTATTGAAAGCAGCCATGGAAACATTGTTTTGGAAGATCCTAGATCAGAAGATAGACAACGGTTGAAGTTTTTCATGCACGAGTTTCTTGGCATAGCTTCACAAGCAGTAACATCAGAAGAGTGTATCAAACTAGTAGATGATGCTTTGAAGATTCTTAGGAAGCAAGTTGAAGAGAAAACTCGCACTACTACATGCAGAACTGAAGATATATCTAAAGAACCAGAGGATTGTTTAAAGGATGCTTCCCTAAAGAAAAAGGAAATTCCGAAGAAAAATTcaagaagaaagaaaacatgGCTTGACAACCAGCACCCCAATAAAAAGAAGAAGGAGACAACTAAAGCAGTACCCAAAAATCAAACTCATTCT AGAGGAAAGAATGACATtccagtagcacaataccaagcACCTATAGAGCAAATGGCTGGAACAAATGCAAATGGTTTGCAAGAATATGGGTACTATGCTCGTCTACTGACG AGTGAAGCTGGTGATCTTTGGAACTTATAA